A stretch of Henckelia pumila isolate YLH828 chromosome 4, ASM3356847v2, whole genome shotgun sequence DNA encodes these proteins:
- the LOC140861627 gene encoding uncharacterized protein — protein sequence MSNISKLEFAALDISGKNYLSWILDAEIHLDAMGIGNTIKDENNESPQNRAKAMIFLRHHIHDGLKINSQLKLCGEKITEDDLLEKTYSTFHVSNVLMQQQYREKGFKKYSELISFFLVAEQNNELLMKNHEIRPTGANPFPEVNVAMHDEKRKQNKTEFGRGSGHGHGRGRGRELSRGRFHPYNRGHEEPHDYSHSNQKNTNYQKWGNGQAKKVEISQNNMPKKSENECYRCGIKGHWYQNCRMPKHLVDLYQASKKRQEI from the exons ATGTCTAATATCTCAAAGCTTGAATTTGCCGCTCTTGATATCTCCGGCAAGAATTATCTCTCTTGGATACTAGATGCTGAAATACATCTAGATGCAATGGGTATTGGAAATACAATCaaagatgaaaataatgaatcaCCGCAAAACCGTGCAAAGGCTATGATATTCCTTCGTCACCATATTCATGATGGTTTGAAAATTAA TTCACAATTGAAATTGTGTGGagaaaaaataactgaagatgaTTTATTAGAAAAAACATATTCCACCTTTCATGTCTCTAATGTTCTCATGCAACAGCAGTATAGAGAGAAAGGCTTCAAAaaatattctgaattgatttcaTTTTTCCTTGTGGCTGAGCAAAATAATGAATTATTGATGAAAAATCATGAAATCCGTCCCACTGGAGCCAACCCATTCCCTGAAGTGAATGTGGCGATGCATgatgaaaaaagaaaacaaaataagaCCGAATTTGGTCGTGGTAGTGGTCATGGTCATGGACGTGGCCGTGGCCGTGAGCTCTCTCGAGGACGCTTTCATCCGTATAATCGTGGGCATGAAGAGCCACATGACTATAGTCATAGCAATCAAAAGAATACAAATTATCAAAAATGGGGTAATGGCCAAGCAAAGAAAGTTGAAATTAGTCAAAATAATATGCCAAAAAAATCAGAAAATGAGTGCTATAGATGTGGAATAAAAGGGCATTGGTATCAAAATTGTCGTATGCCCAAACACCTTGTTGATCTCTACCAAGCATCAAAAAAAAGGCAAGAGATATAG
- the LOC140861628 gene encoding uncharacterized protein has translation MGITDVNRVKCAVYMMRGDAASWWEGAVRGVNLPTLTWTEFRRMFFAKYFTEDVRSRMIRECMSLYQGDKSVVEYITQFERGCRFVPLITNIAPEKLRQFIDGLRAAIKHDVRMLDVTTYEAAVSRALRSKEGRREMQREQQSKRQFQPGFQRASLQPPTKKQFTVSSKGPSQQKYQGQHPQQQQRGGAPKTGGVPLCPQCQRPHSSQCLIGSNVCYHSKEPGHVTYNCPRKRNTTGRVFVMQAEEADPDTYLITGRILVGENSTFALLDSEATYSFISLEFIRRICIKPEVDVTGYDVTMLSGQILTTTSICRGLDMDLQGRTIRADLVVLPLTGSVAVKLEEGDQFVFYASPSSEISPVISYARARKLLRRGCQGFLASVVTSAEPPASSLAEIEVVRDFSDVFPDDVAGIPPAREVEFNIELIPDTVPISKEEIQIFELEFYSGGHSSSLAVLVVHPNLRDRIKDGQPTDEELQRLRQRDEAKGSLLYAVIDGIITVQYNFPPPDGRAV, from the exons atggggattacGGATGTGAACAGGGTCAAGTGTGCGGTTTATATGATGAGAGGGGATGCAGCCTCGTGGTGGGAGGGCGCTGTTAGAGGCGTGAACCTACCTACTTTGACTTGGACAGAATTCAGACGTATGTTCTTTgccaaatatttcactgaggatgtgcgcagccgcatgatccgggagtgcATGAGTCTCTATCAGGGGGACAAatctgtggtggagtacattacacagttcgagagggggtgTCGCTTCGTACCCCTTATTACTAACATTGCACCGGAGAAACTGAGACAGTTTATTGATGGGTTGCGGGCTgccatcaagcatgacgttcgcatgttggacgtcactacttatgaggctGCGGTTAGTAGGGCACTGCGTTCTAAGGAGGGGAGAAGAGAGATGCAGAGGGAACAGCAGAGCAAGAGGCAGTTCCAGCCGGGATTTCAGCGGGCGTCTTTGCAGCCTCCTACGAAGAAGCAGTTCACGGTTTCATCAAAGGGCCCAAGCCAGCAGAAGTATCAGGGTCAACATCCAcaacagcagcagaggggcggagCCCCTAAGACTGGAGGAGTTCCATTGTGCCCACAGTGTCAGAGGCCTCACTCAAGTCAGTGTTTGATCGGCTCCAATGTCTGCTACCAcagcaaggagccagggcatgtgACATACAACTGCCCAAGGAAGAGGAACACCACAGGGAGGGTGTTTGTTATGCaagcagaggaggcagacccagatacttatttgatcaccg ggagaattctagttggagaaAACTCCACGTTTGCATTGCTAGATTCGGAAGCCACGTATTCGTtcatctccctggagtttatcaggcggataTGCATCAAACCTGAGGTTGATGTTACAGGTTACGATGTCACTATGCTGTCTGGGCAAATTCTTACTACCACTAGTATCTGCAGAGGTTTGGATATGGATTTACAGGGGCGCACTATCAGAGCGGATTTAGTGGTCTTaccattgactgg GTCAGTGGCAGTGAAACTGGAGGAGGGCGACCAGTTTGTTTTCTATGCATCCCCAAGCAGTGAGATCTCGCCTGTGATTTCTTATGcacgtgcgaggaagttattgagacgtggttgccaggggtttctcgccAGTGTAGTCACATCAGCAGAGCCACCTGCCAGTTCCCTagcagagatagaggtggtacgtgactttTCAGACGTTTTTCCcgatgatgttgcaggaattccaccagcgaGGGAAGTGGAGTTCAACATTGAGTTGATTCCTGACACTGTGCCtatttctaag GAGGAGATTCagatatttgagttggagttcTACTCGGGCGGTCACTCATCGAGTTTGGCAGTGTTAGTAGTACATCCGAATCTTCGAGATCGTATCAAGGATGGAcagcctactgatgaggagttacagcggttGAGGCAGAGGGATGAGGCCAAGGGCAGTCTTCTTTATGCTGTTattgatggcatc ATTACTGTTCAGTACAACTTTCCACCCCCAGATGGACGGGCAGTCTGA
- the LOC140865476 gene encoding GTP-binding protein YPTM2, protein MNPEYDYLFKLLLIGDSGVGKSCLLLRFADDSYLESYISTIGVDFKIRTVEQDGKTIKLQIWDTAGQERFRTITSSYYRGAHGIIVVYDVTDQESFNNVKQWLNEIDRYASDNVNKLLVGNKCDLTSQKVVSTETAKAFADEIGIPFMETSAKSATNVEQAFMAMAASIKNRMASQPAMNAARPSTVQIRGQPVNQKSGCCST, encoded by the exons ATGAATCCGGAATA TGACTACCTTTTTAAACTCTTGCTTATCGGAGATTCTGGTGTTGGCAAATCATGCCTTCTTCTGAGGTTTGCG GATGATTCATATCTTGAGAGCTATATCAGTACTATCGGCGTTGACTTT AAAATTCGTACAGTGGAGCAGGATGGGAAAACCATTAAGTTACAAATA TGGGATACTGCTGGGCAAGAGCGTTTTAGGACAATCACGAGCAGCTACTACCGTGGGGCTCATGGCATAATT GTAGTTTATGACGTGACTGATCAAGAGAGTTTTAACAATGTCAAGCAATGGTTGAACGAGATAGACCGATATGCTAGTGACAATGTTAACAAGCTTCTTGTTGGAAACAAGTGTGATCTCACATCACAGAAGGTCGTGTCCACCGAGACCGCCAAG GCATTTGCTGACGAGATTGGGATACCTTTCATGGAGACAAGTGCGAAAAGTGCTACTAATGTGGAGCAGGCTTTCATGGCCATGGCCGCCTCAATCAAAAACAG GATGGCGAGTCAACCGGCCATGAATGCTGCTCGACCTTCAACTGTGCAGATCAGAGGACAACCTGTTAATCAAAAGTCTGGCTGCTGCTCCACCTAA
- the LOC140861626 gene encoding uncharacterized protein, translating to MSNISKLEFSALDISGKNYLSWILDAEIHLDAMGIGNTIKDENNESPQNRAKAMIFLRHHLHDGLKIEYLTIKDPLDLWNNLKERYSHQKTVILPKERYDWMHLRLQDFKSVSEYNSALFRISSQLKLCGEKITEDDLLEKTYSTFHVSNVLLQQQYREKGFKKYSELISCFLVTEQNNELLMKNHEIHPTGANPFPEVNVAMHDEKRKQNKTEFGRGSGHGRGRGRGHGRERCRGNFHPYNRGHEEPHDYSHSNQKNTNYQKWDNGQAKKVEIGQNNMPKKSENECYRCRIKGH from the coding sequence ATGTCGAATATCTCAAAGCTTGAATTTTCCGCTCTTGATATCTCCGGAAAGAATTATCTCTCTTGGATACTAGATGCTGAAATACATCTAGATGCTATGGGTATTGGAAATACAATCaaagatgaaaataatgaatcaCCGCAAAACCGTGCAAAGGCTATGATATTCCTTCGTCACCATCTTCATGATGGTTTGAAAATTGAGTATTTGACGATAAAAGATCCTCTTGATCTGTGGAATAATTTGAAAGAGAGATATAGCCATCAAAAGACGGTGATTCTCCCAAAAGAACGCTATGATTGGATGCATTTGCGCTTACAAGATTTTAAGTCTGTAAGTGAATATAATTCTGCATTATTTCGCATAAGTTCACAATTGAAATTGTGTGGagaaaaaataactgaagatgaTTTATTGGAAAAAACATATTCCACGTTTCATGTCTCTAATGTTCTCCTGCAACAGCAGTATAGAGAGAAAGGCTTCAAAaaatattctgaattgatttcaTGTTTTCTTGTGACTGAGCAAAATAATGAATTATTAATGAAAAATCATGAAATCCATCCCACTGGAGCCAACCCATTCCCTGAAGTGAATGTGGCGATGCATGATGAAAAAAGGAAACAAAATAAGACCGAATTTGGTCGTGGTAGTGGTCATGgccgtggacgtggacgtggcCATGGCCGTGAGCGCTGTCGAGGAAACTTTCATCCGTATAATCGTGGGCATGAAGAGCCACATGACTATAGTCATAGCAATCAAAAGAATACAAATTATCAAAAATGGGATAATGGCCAAGCAAAGAAAGTTGAAATTGGTCAAAATAATATGCCAAAAAAATCAGAAAATGAGTGCTATAGATGTCGAATAAAAGGGCATTGA